TAATCGATTAGAGGTTtaacaaacttaaaaaaaaaacaaaacttaaaaacaaacttaaaatagTAAACCGCTGAGTAGCGGCAGCCAAGCGCGCCAGCGTTCACTCAACCCAACATCAGTACATGTGGGGACCCTTAAGCAAGACCTGTGACCCCAAGGTCCCTAGGCACCACAACAGGTAGCTGCCTTTCACAGTCAAGTTTGCTGTCATTCCCCACAGGGATCCTCAAAATGTCTCCactattatttattactatcaTGTAATATACATGCTAATTGAACTGTTTTGTTATCTTCATTTATAATAATTAGTCAGCACATATTTTGCAGTTTTGAATTCAATGTTTAACTCAAATTTTTAAGTTTATGCATATGAAAGATAAATCATCTGAACAAAGGAGAATACGTTGGCACAACTTTTGATGTTTGTAATTCTTAGTATGTAAATCTAAAAATCAGAAGTTTTTATAGATATGAAAGATTAcctgaataaaaaataattagttGTCACAACAATAGGTGGTGAAACGATTTGAGACCCGAGCTGTCAAAGATGTCACCCAGGGTGGGAATGCCTGACTGTGACCATGGTGAGCTAAAGATGGGGCGATCTCCAATGTTTAGGACAGGGTTGTGGAGTAACGGTGTGCTAGAGTATTTCTGGAAGGGGCCCAACAATTTGTCGACCCTTCTCCACATGTGAAGGGCACTGGAGATAACTGGACCGAAGATGGATTTTAGTTTAATGGGCAAAAAAGGGAAAGAGGCTAGACAGCAGGGAAGAATATTCTGCTTCAATTAGAAGCCAGGCAATGGGATGTCGGGGAGGAGTGATCCAACTCCAAATTAGCCTTAGGGTGTAAGCAAGGTGGTGAATTTCAAAATCTGGGAGCGTGATACCCCCATCTAACCAGTCTAAAAGAAGGTCAATTGCAATCATGAATAATCATAGAAATGGTAGATTAAATGAAGACCCAGTATCTGGGAGGAGGAAGGGGAAGCATAGAACTAATGAAATTAATCCTTGCGAGcacattcattttaataatagCCAGCCTTGTCTGAAATGAAAGGGAGAGAGAAGACCATGAAGAGATCGAGACTTTAATACCCTCCAGAACGCAGCGAAAACCAGCAGCTGCAAGCTTGGGGACTGAGGGGTAGATATCCAACCCGGGTATCTGAAAGATCCCACCAGAGGAAAAGAAGAAGGAAATGAAGAAAAGTGACAGGCAGGATTCAGTGGAAGAAAAGACTTTGCCCAGTTAACCTTATAGCCCAACAGGGATTCAGGTGTTTGAAACAGATTAAGGATGTGAGCAAGATCAGCGGGGACATTACCAAGGTAAAGAAGCAGATCATCAACATATAAGGAGACTTTTTAAGAAGCACCTTCAACCAGAACAGGAGAAATAAGATCTGAATGGCGGAGAGCTGGGGCTACGACCTCTAATGAGAGATTAAAGAGTAAGGGGGATAAAGGACAGCCCTGCCTGGCACCTTGAAAGAGTTGAAAAGGAGGAGAGGTGTTGGCATTAgtcaggaggacaatggagggGGAAGAATAAAGGgtatagctgtcaagtctcccgttttgacCGGGAAACTACcatattttacccctctttcctgCCGTCCTCctgtattagtattttcccgtaaatctcctgtattataatatcatataaaaaaaaattctttgtctctccaaactgaactgtcagtagcctcgcgagaactgccacctgcagtagcctGGGTGGTAGTTGTCACGAGGTTAGTGCCGACAGCGGGAACAAATCTGGAACAACAAAGGAGAGAAATTGATGTATTTGAAGAAGAAGGCATTCCAAGTCGTGTAAATATCTCAAAAAATGGAACAGCGAATTTACTTTCCTAAAGAGGAGCAGgatggggcacagtcatgcatTTTGTAAGATTTGTAACTGCGATTTTAGTGTCTCCCACGGGGGAAGGAACGATGTCAGTCAGCATGAAAAATCCACCAAGCACAAGCGCTGGCTAGAGGTACAGAAACATGCCCAGGTGATGTTAGCATTTGTGACTAGAAATACCACCGTGGCAGACCAGGTAATAAATGCgtaggttaaaatggcaatggtGTGTACCAAAAACAatgttactttcaccttctgtgatgacttcaacaaggatacaaagtctgcaacaaatttgtataataagtcattagtgaatgccagagagccacatgagtgaacatgagaaattaaaagaaaacgtgtaatgaaaataaaatgtaaaagacaagtggttattttagatttcttgtacacctgtcttaaaatgtaagagatactggagcttggttggggtggtgggatggcttgTGGCGGGTGCcagaaaatttcccttattttcaaatccagaacttgacaggtatgataAAGGGTCTGAACCATGTTGGTAGAATAAGGGTCAAATGGATCCTCCACAAAAATGTCCAATTTATCCTATTGAAGGCCTTCTCCACATCTAAAGAGAGAAGGGCAGCAGAGAACAGAAAGGAAGGAGTAATATGAAGTACACTTAGCAGGTGGAGCATGTTGTTGGCGGCATGGCAGGACATTATAAAGTTGGGTGAATCAATTCACAAATCATCACCTGCAGTCAACGAGCAAGCAGCTTGACATCAGAGTTCATCAGGGACAACGGCGGTAGCTGGAACAGTCGGTGGGGTTTAAGCAGTAAAGTCATCATGGATGAATTAAGAGAAGGAAGCAGAGATAGCAGAATTCAGCATATGGAAGAGCAGAATAGAAAGCTGTTTCCAAAAGGCAGAAATGGGTTTGGGAGGGAGGCTATCAGGCCCTAGAGATTTTTCCCTGAGTCAGAGTTCAGTGAAAGAGGAACATCAAGTGTGGAGGCCTCTGAACCTGATTGCTGGGGGAGGGCTAAGGCATCAGGAAATAAATCAGGATCAGAGGGTGGGGAGAATAAgctaataaaactgaaaaaagcaATTGTTGATTTCCAGAGGGTTGGTGTGAGGACCCTATCTTTAGTTTTAATTGAAGAGATAATTGAAAATGAGTCACATTGCCTAAGCCTGAGAGCCAATATTGTATTAGGTCTGGCACCAGACATATAATAGTGAGACCTGGTGTGATGAACCATAAACTTGGTGCGACGTGACAGAAGACCATTCATATCAGCCCTTGTCTTGGGAAATATGGATCTCATGATCATTTCTAATTGAGATGCTACTTTTCATCAGAAATCTTCTGACGAGATTCACAAGCCAAACCACTGCCGAGAGCAACCATGGCATCACGAAAGAAGCCCTTAACAGTCATCCAACAGTAGTAGGCTGGGTCATCAGTTGAGCCCgtataaatagaaataaattcTTCAAGACTAAGGGTCAAATAAGCTATAAATTTGGAATTTTGAAGCAGAAATGTATTACATTTCCAACACAAGCCCCGAGGAGTTAAAGATGGCACAGCCGACTGGAGGACAGCACACTTGTGATCAGATAAAGAAGAAGAAAGCAGAGAAGCATTAAAAACAACAAGTACAAGAGTGCAAGAAACAAAGATGTAATCTATGCAAGACTGTGACTTGAAGCGAGGAGAGAAAAAAAGTATTCTCTGGTGGAAGGGTTAAACAAAATGAGTCAACCAAATAGAGGTCCTCCACAAATTTACACAAGGGACGGGTGGAGAGGGGTAGAGAGATTTATCCAGGACAAGGTTGTGGATGGCATTGGCATCAGTTCCAATAACAAGCTCAAATTCCTGAAATTTAAGAATATAGTTAGAGAGATCCAGGAAGAATGAGccatgtgggggggtgggagcatAAGCAGCAACAACAGACATTCCTGCCCTCCAGGTTGGAAAGAATATAACAGAACCTGCCATCACAATCTCCTCCCGAACTAAGAATACAAATTTGAACAGCCCACCTGACCAGTATGACCACCCCACATCTCCGAAAGGAAGCCGATAAGGAGGAAACAACCCTATAGAACTTGGAGGCTGCCTGTAATGCATCCCGCCATAGTAAATGGGTCTCTATTAACTTTATACATGTTAAGATCGATGCCCTGCATTTTCAAAAAATCAGACACAATGGACCATTTTTCTGGGGTGTTCAGAGTTGTAACATTCCAAGAGACTATATTTACATTACCCAtaatctaaattaaaaaaatggacAGCAATATGTCTCAGGGAaactcccccccgcccccaaccctATTCAGACCACCATCGGAGAATGCGCGGACATGGCACCCAAAGCCAAGCTGCAAAATGAACTAACTCTGCGCACAAGTCCCTCACTGCTCTCTAAGTAATGATGGTAGAAAAAAAGACAGAACCTATACCACCGTTACTGCCCTGtgtaaaaaacagaaaagagccAGTGGAGAGAGGCCAGTACAGGACTGATATGCACGTTTCCTGTTCCAAGTTAGAACTCTTTCTGTATATTCTGCACCAACTGGATTTGGTTTATTTAATGACGCAGAGGCTCACCCAACCAATAGTGTGTTGCTGTAGTCCAGTCTAGAagttattcaattcaattaatttttatatagcaaGAGTCACCCAAAGGCactttacatgggtgtattgTGATATATTgaatgggaggtattttctgcaaaaaataaaatgaaaatgataaaatgaatatacaatctccacttttgCCATTAGTCTATGCACAAAAATCCTGCCaacatgaaaattaaaatgaaatagcaccatttgcattttaattttctacTCATatatgagtcagatgtgaaaaattcaaaataaaaattaaaaaaccttttcgttttttcattttccaatttgacttttcaaACGAATCGGAAGCTGCAAATAAGTAGCTAACTGAAGCCGCATGTAACTTGCCATTAACGTGCCATTAGTTTGCGCAACACGGGTGCAAGAAACACAACATCAACGGAATCAGCAAACGAACAAAGAAAGCACAGCAGTGATCCATAACTCCGCCCACTGGCCCGCTTCagtgtacactcacctaaaggattattaggaacacctgttcaatttctcattaatgcaattatctaatcaaccagtcacatggcagttgcttcaatgcatttaggggtgtggtcctggtcaagacaatctcctgaactccaaactgaatgtcagaatgggaaagaaaggtgattaaagcaattttgagcgtggcatggttgttggtgccagacgggccagtctgagtatttcacaatctgctcagttactgggattttcacgcacaaccatttctagggtttacaaagaatggtgtgcaaagggaaaaacatccagtatgcagcagtcctgtgggcgaaaatgccttgttgatgctagaggtcagaggagaatgggccgactgattcaagctgatagaagagcaactttgactgaaataaccactcgttacaaccgaggtatgcagcaaagcatttgtgaagccacaacacgcacaaccttgaggcggatgggctacaacagcagaagaccccaccgggtaccactcatctccactacaaataggaaaaagaggctacaatatgcacgagctcaccaaaattggacagttgaagactggaaaaatgttgcctggtctgatgagtttcgatttctgttgagacattcaaatggtagagtcagaatttggcgtaaacagaatgagaacatggatccatcatgccttgttaccactgtgcaggctggtggtggtggtgtaatggtgtgggggatgttttcttggcacactttaggccccttaatgccaattgggcatcgtttaaatgccacggcctacctgagcattgtttctgaccacggagccggaggcgggaccgagggccggcaccgcggaaccagggggggacccggcggagaccgccgaccccgagccggaggacccgcaggcagccaccgagccacagccaggggccgaacgggcgagccagggggcagggagggcgggacccggacccgacgcctgtgtcctcttctcttacgggacactgaaaggcggggttcCGGGTGGTGttggccttgtcggggcaagggcgagggagtcaggagggaggtgcccgagggtgtagactcgggcagagcagggggcgtggctgcaggcgAGCGGCTGGAGCCTATTTTCCTTGAGCCGGCGGCCCAGCTGTTGTAACATGGAACGTACCTCTGCCATGACACGTTCCTCTGTTTGCGGTCGCACGTCCTGGAGGAGATCCCAGCTTTGCGTCACCAAGCTGTTCAGAGCTGGGTCGTCTTGGATCTCGGGTAGCTCTCTCCAGTGTGCTACCTCATGCAGCAGGATGAGCCATTCGTCCTCCTCCTGCTGCGTTGCGTTGGTGGGGAGatcggtcattctgttatgatcAGTGctgcaggcgagcaggaaagcagacaAGCTGACCAGGAAGTCGAATAAAACAGGGGTTTATTCGGAGGACAGGACTGTGGAAAGCACATCAaacaaacgtcaatgaccgatctggggtacaccgactagaggtcgaccgatatgggtttttcaatagccaaTAACGATGACGATagttaggagtcagggtcagccgatggtcgatatatgctgcaaatattttttggccgaaaattggacgttttccgctctatttgcatgataaaatatcacattaataataacaagcGATACacaatttctcaacttagcatttattgaatactgacttatttaagtttatatttaaatttacacaacaaaaacacaatacaacttaaaaacaa
This genomic interval from Paramormyrops kingsleyae isolate MSU_618 chromosome 8, PKINGS_0.4, whole genome shotgun sequence contains the following:
- the LOC111834463 gene encoding uncharacterized protein isoform X2 yields the protein MLPCAGPQPEVLEESWDETHFTKPTPGKARCNICSRLQEEDEWLILLHEVAHWRELPEIQDDPALNSLVTQSWDLLQDVRPQTEERVMAEANTTRNPAFQCPVREEDTGVGSGSRPPCPLARPFGPWLWLGGCLRVLRLGVGGLRRVPPWFRGAGPRSRLRLRGQKQCSEIETHQTRQHFSSLQLSNFERKQQWIAAISRKNLQPSKYSWIFSEHFIKGQKSDDPLSPDYVPSVFVHTKSPVKK